One window from the genome of Acidobacteriota bacterium encodes:
- a CDS encoding bifunctional sulfate adenylyltransferase/adenylylsulfate kinase, with protein sequence MRAGEDRSRVLGYEVRYVRKPASREEALVLSDHLIAPHGGALVNLFASEDRCAELKAESRDWPSLDLSPRQLCDLELLVSGGFSPLHGFLRQRDYDRVCAQMRLDDGTLWPVPITLDVPESLASSLSPGARLALRDEEGVMLAVLDVEDIWQPDRPAEAAAVFGTTNAEHPGVAHLLDRTQPCCLGGRVTAVQPVTHYDYRLLRHTPAELRAEFAKLGWTRVVAFQTRNPMHRAHQELTLRAAKEVEASLLIHPVVGLTKPGDVDHYTRVRCYQALLQRYPSRTALLSLLPLAMRMGGPREAVWHAIIRKNHGCSHLIVGRDHAGPGSDSAGNPFYGPYDAQELLREHEAELGVTMVPFRMMVYVEDRDSYMPVDEVPEGTRTLNLSGTELRQRLAGGKDIPSWFTFPEVAQELRRSHPPRERQGFTVFFTGLSGSGKSTIANALLVKFLEFGGRPVTLLDGDLVRKNLSSELGFSKEHRDINIRRIGYVASEITRNGGIAVCAPIAPYDAVRKDVRAMIEPAGGFVLVHVDTPLDVCEQRDRKGLYAKARAGIIKEFTGISDPYEAPADAELAIDTTALTPDEAAQRIILHLEKAGYVGAAD encoded by the coding sequence ATGCGCGCGGGAGAGGACCGCAGTCGCGTGCTAGGGTACGAGGTTCGCTACGTTCGCAAACCTGCCAGTAGAGAGGAAGCACTCGTCTTGTCCGACCATCTGATCGCCCCGCACGGCGGGGCACTCGTCAACCTCTTCGCCAGCGAGGATCGGTGCGCCGAGCTGAAGGCGGAATCACGCGACTGGCCGTCTCTCGATCTCTCCCCGCGCCAACTGTGCGACCTGGAGCTGCTCGTCAGCGGCGGGTTCTCCCCGCTCCACGGGTTTCTGCGGCAGCGCGACTACGACCGCGTGTGCGCGCAGATGCGCCTCGACGACGGGACCCTGTGGCCGGTACCGATCACGCTCGACGTTCCGGAATCGCTGGCGTCGTCGCTGTCGCCCGGAGCGCGCCTGGCGTTGCGCGACGAAGAGGGCGTCATGCTGGCCGTCCTCGACGTCGAGGACATCTGGCAGCCGGATCGGCCCGCGGAGGCGGCGGCGGTCTTCGGCACGACCAACGCCGAACATCCGGGCGTGGCCCACCTGCTCGACCGGACGCAGCCCTGCTGCCTCGGCGGCCGGGTGACCGCCGTGCAGCCGGTCACCCACTACGACTACCGCCTGCTGCGCCATACCCCGGCCGAGCTGCGCGCGGAGTTCGCCAAGCTGGGCTGGACCAGGGTGGTCGCCTTCCAGACGCGCAACCCGATGCACCGGGCGCACCAGGAGCTGACCCTGCGGGCGGCCAAGGAGGTCGAGGCGAGCCTGCTGATCCACCCGGTGGTCGGCCTGACCAAGCCCGGTGACGTGGATCACTACACGCGCGTGCGGTGCTACCAGGCGTTGCTGCAGCGCTATCCGTCCAGGACGGCGCTGCTGTCGTTGCTGCCGCTGGCGATGCGCATGGGCGGTCCGCGCGAGGCGGTCTGGCACGCGATCATCCGCAAGAACCACGGCTGTTCCCACCTCATCGTCGGGCGCGACCACGCCGGCCCGGGCAGCGACTCGGCGGGCAATCCGTTCTACGGCCCGTACGACGCACAGGAACTGCTGCGAGAGCACGAGGCCGAGCTCGGGGTGACGATGGTCCCGTTCAGGATGATGGTCTACGTCGAGGACCGCGATTCGTACATGCCGGTCGACGAGGTTCCGGAGGGGACGCGCACCCTGAACCTCTCGGGCACCGAGCTGCGGCAGCGTCTCGCCGGCGGGAAGGACATCCCGTCCTGGTTCACCTTCCCCGAGGTCGCCCAGGAGTTGCGGCGCAGCCACCCGCCGCGGGAGCGGCAGGGGTTCACGGTCTTCTTCACCGGGTTGTCGGGATCGGGGAAATCGACCATCGCCAATGCGCTCCTGGTCAAGTTCCTGGAGTTCGGCGGGCGGCCGGTGACGCTGCTCGACGGCGATCTGGTGCGGAAGAACCTGTCGAGCGAGCTGGGCTTCTCGAAAGAGCACCGCGACATCAACATCCGGCGCATCGGCTACGTGGCGTCGGAGATCACCAGGAACGGCGGCATTGCCGTCTGCGCTCCCATCGCGCCGTACGACGCGGTGCGCAAGGATGTGCGCGCGATGATCGAGCCGGCCGGCGGCTTCGTGCTGGTGCACGTCGACACGCCGCTCGACGTGTGCGAGCAGCGCGACCGCAAGGGCCTGTACGCCAAGGCGCGGGCCGGCATCATCAAGGAGTTCACCGGGATATCCGATCCCTACGAGGCGCCGGCGGACGCCGAGCTGGCGATCGACACCACCGCGCTGACGCCCGACGAGGCGGCGCAGCGGATCATCCTGCACCTGGAGAAGGCGGGTTACGTCGGCGCGGCGGATTGA
- a CDS encoding sulfite exporter TauE/SafE family protein, which translates to MEPDVTDFAPTAIGFAAGLLVGATSTGGGALLTPALILFARVPPSIAIGSDVLVASGMKLFGGGFYALRREVHWSTVGRLAAGSIPGALVGMMILNRMPLDRLETWLTHALGVVLAAAGAALLLRLTLAGRPRPTGTPATAVTAGLGFVTGVLVSMTSVGSGSLLLCVLALGYPLRARETVGTDLVHALALSAVATLGHASAGRVDVALAGTVLAGAIPGVLTGARLATGVEERSLRAALAVVLVAIGVPLAVFGM; encoded by the coding sequence GTGGAACCCGACGTGACCGACTTCGCCCCGACCGCCATTGGATTCGCTGCCGGCCTGCTCGTCGGCGCCACCTCGACCGGCGGCGGCGCCCTGCTGACGCCGGCGCTGATTCTGTTCGCCCGTGTGCCCCCTTCGATCGCCATCGGTTCGGATGTGTTGGTCGCCAGTGGCATGAAGCTGTTCGGCGGCGGATTCTACGCCTTGCGTCGCGAGGTGCATTGGTCGACCGTCGGACGCCTGGCCGCCGGATCGATTCCGGGTGCGCTGGTCGGGATGATGATCCTCAACCGCATGCCGCTCGACCGGTTGGAGACCTGGCTGACCCACGCGCTGGGCGTCGTGCTCGCGGCCGCCGGCGCGGCGCTCCTGCTGCGTCTGACCCTGGCCGGCCGACCACGGCCGACCGGGACGCCGGCGACGGCGGTGACGGCGGGCCTCGGCTTCGTGACCGGCGTCCTGGTGAGCATGACCAGCGTCGGCAGCGGCTCGCTGCTTCTCTGCGTGCTGGCGCTCGGGTACCCGCTGCGGGCGCGAGAGACCGTGGGAACCGATCTGGTCCATGCCCTCGCGCTCTCGGCCGTGGCGACGCTGGGCCACGCGAGCGCGGGGCGGGTAGACGTAGCGCTGGCCGGGACGGTGCTTGCCGGCGCGATACCGGGCGTGCTGACCGGGGCGCGGCTGGCGACCGGAGTCGAGGAGCGGTCGTTGCGCGCCGCCCTGGCCGTCGTGCTCGTCGCCATCGGCGTGCCGCTGGCCGTGTTTGGAATGTAG
- a CDS encoding SDR family oxidoreductase, which translates to MSFQPDLLQGKAALVTGGGTGICRGLSLALAAHGCDVAITSRRAEHLEPTRRELEALGVRALAVAGDVRDPAAVDAAVAQTVDAFGRLDILVNGAAGNFLCRAEDLSPNAFGAVVDIDLKGTFHVCRAALPHLKKQGGVVLNISATLHYFGTAAQLHVSAAKAGVDALTRVLAVEWGEYGIRVNGIAPGPIADTEGVRRLLVGPAKDRVVEMTPLRRLGAIDDVSKAALYLCSDLASFVSGVTLVVDGGLWLTSSRMAEAWDAAVAAAKDRS; encoded by the coding sequence ATGAGCTTTCAACCGGATCTGTTGCAAGGCAAGGCGGCGCTGGTGACCGGCGGCGGCACCGGCATCTGCCGCGGCCTGTCGCTGGCGCTGGCCGCGCACGGCTGCGACGTGGCGATCACCAGCCGCCGGGCGGAGCACCTGGAGCCCACCCGCCGCGAGCTCGAGGCGCTCGGGGTCCGGGCGCTGGCGGTCGCGGGCGACGTCCGGGATCCGGCCGCGGTCGACGCCGCGGTCGCGCAGACGGTCGACGCGTTCGGGCGGCTCGACATCCTGGTCAACGGCGCCGCCGGCAACTTCCTCTGCCGGGCCGAGGACCTGTCGCCCAACGCGTTCGGGGCGGTGGTGGACATCGACCTCAAGGGGACGTTCCACGTGTGCCGGGCGGCGCTGCCGCACCTGAAGAAGCAGGGCGGGGTCGTGCTGAACATCAGCGCCACGCTGCACTACTTCGGGACGGCGGCGCAGTTGCACGTGTCGGCGGCCAAGGCGGGCGTCGACGCCCTGACCCGCGTGCTCGCCGTTGAGTGGGGCGAGTACGGTATCCGGGTGAACGGCATCGCGCCGGGGCCGATCGCCGACACCGAGGGAGTGCGCAGACTGCTCGTCGGGCCGGCGAAGGACCGCGTCGTCGAGATGACCCCGCTACGCCGCCTCGGCGCCATCGACGACGTCTCGAAGGCGGCGCTCTACCTCTGCTCGGACCTCGCGTCGTTCGTCAGCGGCGTCACCCTGGTGGTGGACGGTGGGCTCTGGCTGACGTCGAGCCGGATGGCGGAGGCATGGGATGCCGCCGTCGCGGCTGCGAAGGACCGGTCGTGA
- a CDS encoding bile acid:sodium symporter family protein: MRGLSVLTVLTNAFPLWLLLASGIALVRPELFTWFSGPFITVGLGVIMLSMGMTVGFEDFRHIARERTSVLPGVALQYTVMPLLGWSIGWLLDLPTPFAVGLILVSCCPGGTASNVIAFLARADVALSVTMTTASTLLAVLMTPTLTALLAGSRIDVPAGGLLLDTVQVVVLPVVAGAVLKARFPVACRRVLPVAPLVAVVAIVLIAASVIGGGREQVIEAGARLLLAVLFLHAGGFVLGYGAARLWTGREQAARTAAIEVGMQNSGLGVVLARQNFANPLVAIPSAMSAVMHSVVGSIAAAIWRMTTTERAPRE; this comes from the coding sequence ATGCGCGGATTGTCGGTACTGACCGTCCTCACCAACGCCTTTCCCCTCTGGCTGCTCCTCGCCAGCGGCATCGCCCTGGTCCGGCCCGAGCTGTTCACCTGGTTCAGCGGGCCGTTCATCACCGTCGGCCTGGGCGTCATCATGCTGAGCATGGGCATGACGGTCGGTTTCGAGGACTTCCGGCACATCGCCCGCGAACGCACCAGCGTCCTGCCCGGTGTCGCGCTGCAATACACGGTGATGCCGCTGCTCGGTTGGAGCATCGGCTGGCTGCTCGACCTGCCGACGCCGTTCGCCGTCGGCCTCATCCTGGTCTCGTGCTGCCCCGGAGGCACCGCCTCGAACGTCATTGCGTTCCTGGCCCGCGCCGACGTCGCTCTTTCGGTAACCATGACGACCGCCTCGACGCTGCTGGCGGTGCTGATGACCCCGACGCTGACCGCGCTGCTCGCCGGCAGCCGGATCGACGTACCGGCGGGGGGCCTGCTGCTGGACACCGTGCAGGTGGTCGTCCTGCCGGTCGTGGCCGGCGCCGTGCTCAAGGCGCGCTTTCCCGTCGCCTGCCGCCGCGTGCTGCCGGTGGCGCCGCTGGTGGCGGTGGTCGCCATCGTGCTGATTGCCGCCTCGGTCATCGGCGGCGGGCGTGAGCAGGTCATCGAGGCGGGCGCCCGCCTGCTGCTCGCCGTGCTCTTCCTGCACGCCGGCGGGTTCGTGCTCGGCTACGGCGCCGCCCGCCTGTGGACGGGCCGCGAGCAGGCGGCGCGCACCGCGGCGATCGAAGTGGGGATGCAGAACTCCGGGCTCGGTGTCGTCCTGGCGCGGCAGAATTTCGCGAATCCGCTGGTGGCCATCCCGAGTGCGATGTCCGCGGTGATGCACTCGGTCGTCGGCAGCATCGCCGCCGCGATCTGGCGGATGACGACGACGGAGCGTGCACCCCGGGAATGA
- a CDS encoding phosphoadenylyl-sulfate reductase, translating to MEAEFAGCAAELESRPAGDVLRWAVERYADRLTFATGFGPEGCVLIDLIGRQRLPIDLFTLDTGLFFEETYALWRGLEKRYDIEIRRISPELALEEQALAHGERLWERDPDRCCAIRKVAPLAAELARVDAWITAIRRDQTPQRADARAIEWDPKFGIAKINPLVGWTKHDVWRHILEHDVPYNPLHDLGYPSIGCLPCTSPVRPGEDDRAGRWRHSVKTECGLHGPAVAAR from the coding sequence TTGGAAGCAGAATTCGCAGGCTGCGCTGCGGAGCTCGAGAGCCGGCCCGCCGGCGACGTGCTGCGCTGGGCGGTGGAACGCTACGCCGACCGGCTGACGTTCGCCACCGGGTTCGGACCCGAGGGTTGCGTCCTGATCGATCTGATCGGGCGCCAGCGGCTGCCCATCGATCTGTTCACCCTCGACACCGGCCTGTTCTTCGAGGAGACCTACGCCCTGTGGCGCGGCCTGGAGAAGCGGTACGATATCGAGATCCGCCGTATCTCACCGGAGCTGGCCCTGGAGGAGCAGGCGCTCGCGCACGGCGAACGCCTGTGGGAACGGGATCCCGACCGTTGCTGCGCGATCCGCAAGGTGGCGCCGCTCGCGGCCGAGCTGGCCCGCGTCGACGCCTGGATCACCGCCATCCGGCGCGACCAGACGCCGCAGCGCGCCGACGCGCGCGCCATCGAGTGGGATCCGAAGTTCGGAATAGCGAAGATCAATCCGCTGGTCGGCTGGACGAAGCACGACGTCTGGCGCCACATCCTGGAACACGACGTGCCGTACAATCCGCTGCATGATCTGGGCTACCCGAGCATCGGCTGCCTCCCCTGCACGAGCCCGGTACGGCCTGGAGAGGACGACCGCGCGGGCCGCTGGCGGCACAGTGTGAAGACGGAGTGCGGGCTGCACGGCCCGGCTGTGGCCGCGCGCTGA
- a CDS encoding bifunctional precorrin-2 dehydrogenase/sirohydrochlorin ferrochelatase: protein MHLYPAFLKLDGRRVVVVGAGPVAASKLRGLLDAGADVTVVAPAWVAEAEAEAENVTPVEREFRPSDLDGAWLVVAAATPAVNREVALAAEARRVFVNAVDDPPNASLYLGGVVRRAGVTFAISTDGRAPALAGLLREGIDAVLPEEEIERWLPEAVRMRERWRAGQVPMEARRPELLEALVRLYSRDSDDDCRASDTVTPGTSTS, encoded by the coding sequence ATGCACCTCTACCCCGCCTTTCTGAAGCTCGACGGCCGGCGGGTGGTGGTGGTCGGGGCCGGCCCCGTCGCGGCGTCGAAGCTGCGCGGACTGCTCGACGCGGGGGCCGACGTTACCGTCGTCGCGCCGGCGTGGGTCGCCGAGGCTGAAGCGGAAGCAGAGAACGTGACGCCGGTCGAGCGCGAGTTCCGGCCGTCCGACCTCGACGGCGCGTGGCTGGTGGTGGCGGCGGCGACGCCGGCGGTCAACCGCGAGGTGGCGCTGGCGGCCGAGGCGCGGCGCGTGTTCGTCAACGCGGTCGACGATCCGCCGAACGCCAGCCTCTACCTGGGCGGCGTCGTGCGGCGTGCGGGCGTGACCTTCGCCATCTCGACCGACGGGCGCGCCCCGGCCCTGGCCGGGCTGCTGCGCGAAGGGATCGACGCGGTCCTCCCCGAGGAGGAGATCGAGCGCTGGCTGCCCGAGGCCGTGCGAATGCGCGAGCGGTGGCGAGCCGGGCAGGTACCCATGGAAGCGCGGCGACCGGAACTGCTGGAGGCGCTCGTCAGGCTCTATTCCCGCGACAGCGACGACGATTGCAGGGCGTCCGATACCGTGACGCCGGGAACCTCGACGTCATGA
- a CDS encoding P1 family peptidase — protein MPRPAGAPASTPNAQPTARQEPPRPRVRDLGIEVGVFPPGEFNAITDVEGVLVGHATIVRGDSVRTGVTAIRPHGGNVFFDRVPAAIHTGNGFGKLLGVTQVRELGELETPVLLTCTLCVWQAADALVGWALGAPDMQGVRSINPVVGETNDGGLNDIRSRPVTAGDVRAALEGAAAGPVEEGAVGAGTGTSAFGWKGGIGTSSRVLPASLGGYTVGVLVQSNFGGILQILGAPVGRELGRYAFSAEVGGNGDGAPPDPGRDESENQSQGSIMMVVATDAPLSERNLERVARRTVMGLARTGSFAGNGSGDYAIAFSTAAGVRRRPDDRVRTVEDLSNGNMSALFQATVEATEEAIYNSLFKAVTVSSRRGTREALPIEAVMEVLERHGVIRR, from the coding sequence ATGCCACGACCGGCGGGTGCGCCGGCGTCGACCCCGAACGCGCAGCCGACCGCGCGACAGGAGCCGCCGCGCCCGCGGGTGCGCGACCTGGGCATCGAGGTCGGCGTCTTCCCGCCGGGTGAGTTCAACGCGATCACCGACGTGGAGGGGGTCCTGGTCGGCCACGCCACCATCGTCCGGGGCGACAGCGTCCGCACCGGCGTCACCGCGATTCGTCCGCACGGCGGCAACGTCTTCTTCGACCGCGTACCGGCCGCGATCCACACCGGCAACGGGTTCGGCAAGCTGCTCGGCGTCACCCAGGTCCGCGAGCTGGGCGAGCTGGAGACTCCCGTTCTCCTGACCTGTACGTTGTGCGTCTGGCAGGCGGCCGACGCCCTGGTCGGATGGGCGCTCGGCGCACCGGACATGCAGGGCGTGCGGTCCATCAACCCCGTCGTCGGCGAGACCAACGACGGCGGCCTCAATGACATTCGCAGCCGGCCGGTGACCGCCGGCGACGTGCGGGCGGCGCTCGAGGGCGCGGCGGCGGGGCCGGTCGAGGAGGGCGCGGTCGGGGCCGGGACCGGCACGTCGGCGTTCGGCTGGAAAGGCGGGATCGGCACGAGCTCGCGGGTGCTCCCCGCGTCGCTGGGCGGCTACACCGTGGGCGTGCTGGTGCAGTCCAACTTCGGCGGCATCCTGCAGATTCTGGGTGCGCCGGTGGGGCGGGAGCTGGGCCGCTACGCGTTCAGCGCCGAGGTCGGCGGGAACGGCGACGGCGCTCCCCCGGATCCCGGACGGGACGAGAGCGAGAACCAGTCGCAGGGATCGATCATGATGGTCGTGGCCACCGACGCGCCGCTGTCGGAGCGCAACCTGGAGCGGGTGGCGCGCCGCACCGTGATGGGGTTGGCCCGGACCGGGTCGTTCGCCGGTAACGGATCGGGCGACTACGCGATCGCCTTCTCGACCGCGGCGGGCGTGCGGCGGCGGCCGGACGACCGGGTACGGACCGTGGAGGACCTGTCGAACGGCAACATGTCGGCCCTCTTTCAGGCGACGGTGGAAGCGACCGAGGAGGCGATCTACAACTCGCTGTTCAAGGCGGTCACGGTGAGCAGCCGACGGGGGACGCGCGAGGCGTTGCCCATCGAGGCCGTGATGGAGGTGCTCGAACGCCACGGCGTGATCCGGCGTTGA
- a CDS encoding DUF4202 domain-containing protein, whose protein sequence is MSRVFEPSERFREAVACFDRANAEDPNVETVDGVSHPKELLYAQRMSDALERFAPDASEVVRLAARCQHIRRWTVSRDSYPQGRDGYRRWRTDLGGFHAETAGGILREIGYEEAAVGRVRALLRKERLKADPEVQLLEDVVCLVFLRHYLAPFAAQHEDEKVVGILRKTWRKMSERGRAAALDLDLAPELRALVTRAVG, encoded by the coding sequence ATGAGCCGGGTATTCGAGCCGTCGGAGCGCTTCCGCGAAGCCGTTGCGTGCTTCGACCGCGCGAACGCCGAGGATCCCAACGTCGAAACGGTGGACGGCGTTTCCCATCCGAAGGAGCTGCTCTACGCGCAGCGGATGTCCGATGCGCTGGAGCGCTTCGCGCCGGACGCTTCCGAGGTCGTCCGCCTGGCGGCGCGCTGCCAGCACATCAGGCGCTGGACCGTTTCCCGCGACAGCTACCCGCAGGGGCGCGACGGCTACCGCCGCTGGCGGACCGATCTGGGTGGTTTCCACGCCGAGACCGCGGGCGGCATCCTGCGCGAGATCGGCTACGAGGAGGCCGCCGTCGGGCGCGTTCGGGCGCTGCTCCGCAAGGAGCGGCTGAAGGCCGATCCCGAGGTGCAGCTCCTCGAGGACGTCGTCTGTCTCGTCTTCCTACGCCACTACCTCGCGCCCTTCGCGGCGCAGCACGAGGACGAGAAGGTCGTCGGGATTCTGCGGAAGACGTGGCGGAAGATGTCGGAACGGGGACGGGCGGCCGCGCTCGACCTCGACCTCGCGCCGGAGCTGCGGGCCCTGGTGACCCGCGCCGTCGGTTGA
- a CDS encoding MOSC domain-containing protein: MTARLERLWIKRFHRGPMDAVERATLRAGRGLVGNADQGGKRQVTIISRRRWDGVNEALTDDIDPALRRANMLIEGIDLDDTRGRTLRVGSCRLRIWGETRPCEHMDAARPGLRGALDPAWAGGAFAEVLDDGEITVGDAVTWEDSDTAAQP, from the coding sequence ATGACTGCACGACTCGAACGCCTGTGGATCAAGCGGTTTCACCGGGGACCCATGGACGCGGTCGAGCGCGCCACGCTGCGCGCCGGGCGCGGCCTGGTGGGCAACGCCGACCAGGGCGGGAAGCGCCAGGTCACGATCATCTCCCGCCGGCGGTGGGACGGCGTGAACGAGGCGCTGACCGACGACATCGATCCGGCCCTGCGCCGCGCCAACATGCTCATCGAGGGTATCGACCTCGACGACACGCGCGGCCGGACCCTGCGCGTCGGATCGTGCCGCCTGCGGATATGGGGCGAGACCCGTCCCTGCGAGCACATGGACGCGGCCCGCCCCGGCCTGCGCGGTGCGCTGGATCCGGCGTGGGCCGGCGGCGCGTTCGCCGAAGTGCTCGACGACGGAGAGATTACCGTGGGCGATGCGGTGACGTGGGAGGACTCCGACACCGCCGCCCAGCCCTGA
- the cobA gene encoding uroporphyrinogen-III C-methyltransferase → MTTGKNAPAPHGGRLGFVSLVGAGPGDPELLTLKAARRLAEADLLLYDGLVPADVTALATRAQHFSVSKRAGRPSVDQDTIHQVMIRGARRGKRVVRLKNGDPFLLGRGGEEALALRAAGIPFEVVPGVTAAVAAPALAGIPVTHRGLAAGFTVVSGHAAGAFEPILGAMAPGSMTVIVLMGLRNRARIAATLLDHGWNAHTPAAVALAASTPRMHLWTGSLGELGTARFEAPADAPGTIVVGEVANLSALIGGTRTPARTDAPRTLDGPRVQARNV, encoded by the coding sequence ATGACGACCGGCAAGAACGCACCGGCGCCGCACGGCGGCAGGCTCGGATTCGTGTCGCTCGTCGGGGCCGGTCCCGGAGACCCGGAGCTGCTGACGCTGAAGGCGGCGCGGCGCCTCGCCGAGGCGGACCTGCTGCTGTACGACGGGCTGGTTCCGGCGGACGTCACGGCCCTGGCGACGCGGGCGCAGCACTTTTCCGTCAGCAAGCGGGCCGGACGGCCCTCGGTGGACCAGGACACGATCCACCAGGTGATGATCCGCGGCGCACGGCGCGGCAAGCGTGTGGTGCGGCTGAAGAACGGCGACCCGTTTCTGCTCGGGCGGGGTGGCGAGGAAGCGCTGGCGCTTCGGGCGGCCGGCATTCCCTTCGAGGTGGTTCCCGGCGTCACGGCCGCGGTCGCGGCGCCTGCATTGGCGGGCATTCCGGTGACGCACCGGGGACTCGCCGCCGGGTTCACGGTGGTCTCCGGCCATGCGGCTGGAGCATTCGAGCCCATCCTGGGCGCGATGGCCCCCGGATCGATGACGGTGATCGTCCTCATGGGCCTGCGGAATCGAGCGCGCATCGCCGCGACGCTGCTCGACCACGGCTGGAACGCGCATACGCCGGCAGCCGTCGCGCTGGCCGCTTCGACACCGCGGATGCACCTCTGGACCGGAAGCCTCGGCGAGCTCGGAACCGCCCGGTTCGAAGCCCCGGCAGACGCACCCGGCACCATCGTGGTCGGCGAGGTGGCGAACCTGAGCGCGCTCATCGGCGGGACACGGACGCCGGCGCGAACCGACGCGCCGCGGACTCTCGACGGCCCACGCGTGCAGGCAAGGAATGTGTGA
- a CDS encoding 4a-hydroxytetrahydrobiopterin dehydratase, producing the protein MSELAKQQCVPCRGGVPPLTGAELEAFRTKLGGDWNVVEQHHLENVYKFDDFRQALDFTVKVGEMAEEQDHHPDIYLTWGRVKVTIWTHKIDGLTESDFVFAAKADALR; encoded by the coding sequence ATGAGTGAACTCGCGAAGCAGCAGTGCGTCCCATGCCGGGGCGGCGTGCCCCCGTTGACCGGCGCGGAGTTGGAGGCGTTCCGGACGAAGCTGGGCGGCGACTGGAACGTCGTCGAGCAACACCACCTGGAGAACGTCTACAAGTTCGACGACTTCCGGCAGGCGCTCGACTTCACGGTCAAGGTCGGCGAGATGGCGGAGGAGCAGGACCACCACCCCGACATCTACCTGACCTGGGGGCGGGTCAAGGTCACGATCTGGACCCACAAGATCGACGGCCTGACGGAGAGCGATTTCGTCTTCGCGGCGAAGGCGGACGCGTTGCGATGA